The sequence below is a genomic window from Deltaproteobacteria bacterium.
GGACGATGAACCCGGAGGAGGGGGAGCTGCGGCCGCAGCTGCTGGACCGGTTCGGTCTGTGCGTGGAGATCAGCGGGGAGCGGGACGTCGGGCTCCGGAAGGCGATCGTGGAACGCGTCCTCCTCTTCGAGATGGACGACGACCGGTTCCACGCGAAGTGGGATGCGGAAGACCTGGCCCTCCGGGGACGGCTTTCCGCCGCCCGCGTCGCGCTTCCGGTGGTCGACGTCCCCGACGAGATCCTCGAGTCGGCCGTGGCGGTGGTGGCGGAGCTGGGCGTGGCGGGACACCGGGGGGACATCACCGTCCTGAAGGCCGCAAAGGCGCTCGCTGCGATCAAGGGCGTTCCCTCGCCGGATCCGGAGTGCCTGTCTGACGCGTTCCGGCTGGCGTTGCCGCACCGCCTGAAGGAAGACCCGTTCGAGGAGATGGCGACCGGCCGCAAGCGGCTCGAGGGGGTGCTGGCCCGTTTCGGGGCGTGACCCTCCCCGCGCACCCCTTGATCAGCCGTCCAGCTCGGGGGAGTGCGGCTTGATGTCGATCACCGGGGTGCCGTCGACCGCGTCCATGCCGCGGACCCGGAGGACGTTCCCCTCCACCGAGAGCAGCTTCACGGTGTGCAGCGTGAGCGGGTTCGGGCGGTGCGGCGAACGGGTGGAAAAGACTCCTCGTTCGGGACGATCCTCCTGTCCGCACGGGTGGACTTTCATCCGATCGCGGTCTCCGAGGTGCATCCAGCAGACGACGATGATCTTCCCGCTCCTGCGTCCGTCCGGAAGGAGGTCGTCTCCTCCGGCCGCCACCCGCCCGGCAAGCCCCTCCATCGCGGGAAGGTACGCGGGTTCGATCACGATCTCCGCCTCCTGGTCGGTCAACCCTCCCTGCCGGGGGGCGTCCACCGGATCCTTGAGGGGGGACCGGACGCAGCCGATCGGTCGCACGACGAATTCCATATCGCTCCCTCCGTTCAATACAGGTCGTACTTCAGAAGCCGGCAGTCGATGGGGCCGTTCATCACGGGAATCCTCCTCGACGCCTTCAGGCCCAGGAACCGGGTGACCGCGGCGTTTCCCGAAAGGATGTACGCCGTCCAGCCGCGGCACCTTTTCTTGAACGCCTCGCCCATCTCCCGGTAGAACGTCTCCGCCTCCTCCCCGCCCGGGAGACGGGCCCCGTACGGGGGGTTGCACAGGATCGTCCCAGGCCCGTCCCCGGGGGAGAAGAATCGGACCGACCGAGCATTAAACAGCACCCGTTCGTGAACTTTTGCGTTAGTTGCGTTGCGGATCGCCCCCGCGACCGCTCCCGGGGACACGTCGCTCCCCTCGATCCGCACGGAGTGCGGGTGCCGCGCGGCATCTCCGGCCTCCGAAAGGAATCCCTCCCAAAGCTTCCCGTCGAAGCCGCGAAGCCGTTGGAACCCGAAGGAGCGCCCGAACGACCCGGGGGCGATGTTCCCGGCGATCAGCGCGGCCTCGATCGGGATCGTCCCCGCCCCGCACGCGGGATCGACGAGCGGCGCGTCCCCCTGCCACCCGGCGAGCAGGACGAGCCCCGCCGCCAGCGTCTCTTTCAGGGAAGCCTCGGTCGGATGGCTCCGGTACCCCCGGCGGTGGAGGCTCTCCCCCGAGGTGTCGAGGGAAACCGAGCAGACGTCGTGGACGATCCGAACGACGATCCGGACATCGGGACTTTTCGGATCGACGTCCGGTCGCACCCCGAAGGAGTCGCGGAAACGGTCGACGACCGCGTCCTTGGTCTTCTGGGCCGCGAAATGGGAGTGCGTGATGCCGGAGTCGCGCACCGTGGCATCGACGGCGATCGTTCGTTCCGGAGGGAACCAATCGGGCCAGGGAACCTCCCGGACCCCCTCGTACAGGGCCGCGGGGGTCGGTGCGGAAAACTCCGACAGGAGCATGACGACCCGGTTCGCGGAGCGCAGCCACAGGTTGGCGCGGTAGCAAAGCGGCAGATCGCCGGAGAACGACACGCTTCCGGCGCCGATCGACACCTCCTCCCCGCCGAGCGCCGCGATCTCCCCGGCGAGGACCTCCTCGAGCCCCTTGAACGTAGTGGCGAAGTACCGGTGGGCCGCCATGGGGTCATCTTACCCCCGTTTTGCCTCCCTTCGCGCTCCTGTGGTAGATTGAAAATTTCCGTAAGGGAATCCGGCCGTTTCAACCGCCTGGAAGGGGGGGGACTACGATGGCGATATCGCGGGACGAAGTGATGCACGTGGCCCGGCTCGCCCGGCTGGCGCTCCCCGACGCCGAGGTCGACCGTCTCCGCGACCAGCTGTCCGCCCTCCTCGACTACATGAAGCAGCTCGACCGCCTCGACACGCGCGACGTCGTCCCCACCTCCCACGCCGTGGAAACGGGGACCCCGTTCCGCGAGGACGAGGTCCGGCCGTTCGGCGACCGTGAGTCGCTGCTGAAAAACGCACCGGACCGCTCGGGCGACTTCTTCCGCGTCCCGCGGATCATCGAGGATTAGGGACAAGGGCGGCGGCATGGCGCAGGCACCCATCCACGAGTGGACCCTTCTCGAGGCGGCGCGGAAGGTCCGGGAAAAGGAGATATCCTCCCGGGAGCTGACGGCCGCGATCCTCGAGAGGATCGACCGGCTCGATCCGAAGGTCAACTCCTACGTCACCGTGCTGCCGGAGCGAGCGGCGTCGCAGGCGGCGGCGTGCGACGAGGAGCAGGCGAGAGGGTCGCTCCGGGGGCCGCTGCACGGCGTCCCCGTGGGCTTGAAGGACATCTTCTGCACGCGCGGCGTGCGCACCACGTGCGGCAGCCGGATTCTCCACAACTTCGATCCTCCGTACGACGCCGCCGTCGCCGAAACGGTGCGGGCCGCCGGCGCGGTGCTGCTGGGGAAGCACAACATGGACGAGTTCGCGATGGGCTCCTCCACGGAGACGTCCCACTTCGGTCCATCGCGGAATCCCTGGGACCTCTCCCGGATCCCGGGCGGCTCCTCGGGCGGAACGGCGGCGGCGGTGTCCGCCGGGATGTGCTTCGCCGGCGTCGGGACGGACACGGGGGGATCGATCCGCCAGCCCGCCTCGCTGTGCGGCGTGGTGGGGATGAACCAGGCGGGCCCGGTTACGCGAACCGTCGCCGACGCCGCCGCGCTGCTGGGGGTGATCGCCGGATACGATCGCCGCGACTCCACGTGCGTGGATGTCCCGGTTCCCGACTACCTTGCCGCCGCTTCGAGGCCGGTTGCGGGGCTCCGCGTCGGGCTGCCGAAGGAGTATTTCGAGGGCGGGGGGCTATCCCCGGATGTGAAGAAGGCGGTGGAGCGGGCGCTTGCGGGGCTGACCGGGCAGGGGGCGACCGTCGTCGAGGTCTCGCTGCCGCACACCTCGTTCGCCCTGTCCACGTACTACCTGATCGCGCCCGCGGAGGCGTCCTCGAACCTCGCCCGGTACGACGGCGTCCGGTACGGCCACCGCGCGGAAGGGGCGTCCGGCGTAGTCGAGATGATGTCCCGAACCCGCGCGGAGGGGTTCGGGGCCGAGGTGAAGCGGCGCGTCATGATCGGCACGTACGCGTTGTCGGCCGGTTACTACGAGGCGTTCTACGGAAAGGCGCAGAAGGTCCGCACCCTGATCCGGCGCGACTTCGACGCGGCGTTTTCGAAGGCGGACGTCCTCCTCACCCCGACCGCCCCCACCCCGGCGTTCCGCCTCGGGGAGAAGACGGGCGACCCGCTGACCATGTATCTCTCGGACATCTTCACCATTCCGTGCAATCTCGCCGGGATCCCGGGAATCTCGGTGCCGTGCGGTCTTTCCGCGGAGGGGCTCCCCATCGGGGCGCAGCTCCTGTCGAACCACTTCCGCGAGGAAACCCTCTTTTCCGCCGCCGGCGCGGTCGAGCGCGCGATACGCCTTCCGCGCGTGGCGCCGGTCGAAGGGTAGGGACGATGGAATTCGAGGCGGTCATCGGGCTCGAGGTCCACGCGCAGCTCCAGACGGAGAGCAAGATCTTCTGCGCCTGCTCCGCGAAGTTCGGCGCGGAGCCGAACGGGAACACCTGCCCGGTGTGCACCGGGATGCCGGGCGTGCTCCCGGTCCTCAACCGGAAGGCGGTGGAGTGCGCGGTCCGGACGGCGCTGGCCACGTCGTGCGCGGTGCAGCGCAGGAGCGTCTTCGCCCGGAAGAACTACTTCTACCCCGATATGCCGAAGGCGTACCAGATCTCGCAGTACGAACTGCCGCTCGCGCTTCGCGGGCACCTCGACATCGAGGTCGGCGGCGCGACGAGGCGGATCGGGATCACCCGGATCCACATGGAGGAGGACGCGGGGAAGCTCGTCCACGAGGGGGAGTTCGCCGGGGCGCAGGCGTCGCTGGCGGACCTCAACCGGTGCTCCGTCCCGCTGATGGAGATCGTTTCGGAGCCGGATCTCCGGACGCCGGAAGAGGGAGGCTCGTACCTGCGGACGCTGCGGGACATCCTCGTCTACCTCGAGGTGTGCGACGGGAACATGGAGGAAGGATCGTTCCGGTGCGACGCGAACGTCTCGGTGCGTCCGGTCGGACAGGCGGCGTTGGGGACGAAGGCGGAGCTCAAGAACATGAACTCGTTCCGCAACGTGGAGCGGGCGCTCGAGTACGAGATCCGGCGGCAGATCGAGATCGTCGAGGACGGCGGGAAGGTGGCGCAGGAGACCCGGTTGTGGGACGCGGGCGCGGGGGTCACCGTGTCGATGCGACGGAAGGAGGAGGCGCACGACTACCGGTACTTCCCCGACCCGGACCTCCTCCCGCTGATCGTGGAGGAGGCATGGGTCGAGGAACTGAAGAGGACGATCCCGGAGCTTCCGGCGGCGAAGGTCGCGCGGCTGGCCGCGCGGTACGGCATCCCGCGATACGACGCCGGGATCCTCGCCTCGTCGCGGGCGCTGGCCGACTTCTTCGAGGCGGCGTCGGCCGCTTTCCCCGGGAGCCCGAAGACCACCGCGAACGAGTGCGTCCACTGGAAGGACGCCATCCTGGCGGGGAGACTCGCTCCGGAGACGATCGCCCACGCCGTCTCCGACCGGGAGGCCGGGACGATCTCGGCGACCGCTTCGAAGAAGCTCGTGGAACGGGTGCTGGAGACGGGGAGGCCGTTCCGGACGCTTCGGGACGAGATGGGGCTGACGCAGCTGTCCGACACGTCCGCACTCGACGCGATCGTGGACAAGGTGATCGCCTCCTGCCCGAAAGAGGTCGAGAGCTACCGCGGGGGCAAGGCGGGGCTCCTGTCGTTCTTCGTCGGCCAGGTCATGAAGGAGAGCCGGGGGAAGGCGAACCCGAAAGTCGTGCAAGAGGTGCTCCGGAAGAAACTCGAGTAGCGGGTCGTAAGGGGATCCCATGCGGAAAGCGACGATGGCCCTCGCGCTTCTCGCCGCCCTGGCGGTCATAGCCGCCGGCGTGGTTCCCCGCCGGGTTTCGATGGAGTCGTTCCGTCCCCGTGTGACCGCGGCGATCGAGGGGAAGACCGGCCGCGCGGTCTCGTTCTCCCGCATCGGCCTTTCGCTGTTCCCCGCCGTCGCCATCCGGCTGTCCGAATTCCATCTCGCGGGCCCGCCGCCGCGTCCCGGCGAATCGCTCGTGTCGGCTCCCGTCGCGGAGTTCCGGATGGCGCCGTGGTCGATCTTCGCGGGGGAATACGAGTTCGACACCCTCC
It includes:
- the tsaA gene encoding tRNA (N6-threonylcarbamoyladenosine(37)-N6)-methyltransferase TrmO; translation: MEFVVRPIGCVRSPLKDPVDAPRQGGLTDQEAEIVIEPAYLPAMEGLAGRVAAGGDDLLPDGRRSGKIIVVCWMHLGDRDRMKVHPCGQEDRPERGVFSTRSPHRPNPLTLHTVKLLSVEGNVLRVRGMDAVDGTPVIDIKPHSPELDG
- the gatA gene encoding Asp-tRNA(Asn)/Glu-tRNA(Gln) amidotransferase subunit GatA, producing the protein MAQAPIHEWTLLEAARKVREKEISSRELTAAILERIDRLDPKVNSYVTVLPERAASQAAACDEEQARGSLRGPLHGVPVGLKDIFCTRGVRTTCGSRILHNFDPPYDAAVAETVRAAGAVLLGKHNMDEFAMGSSTETSHFGPSRNPWDLSRIPGGSSGGTAAAVSAGMCFAGVGTDTGGSIRQPASLCGVVGMNQAGPVTRTVADAAALLGVIAGYDRRDSTCVDVPVPDYLAAASRPVAGLRVGLPKEYFEGGGLSPDVKKAVERALAGLTGQGATVVEVSLPHTSFALSTYYLIAPAEASSNLARYDGVRYGHRAEGASGVVEMMSRTRAEGFGAEVKRRVMIGTYALSAGYYEAFYGKAQKVRTLIRRDFDAAFSKADVLLTPTAPTPAFRLGEKTGDPLTMYLSDIFTIPCNLAGIPGISVPCGLSAEGLPIGAQLLSNHFREETLFSAAGAVERAIRLPRVAPVEG
- the gatC gene encoding Asp-tRNA(Asn)/Glu-tRNA(Gln) amidotransferase subunit GatC, translated to MAISRDEVMHVARLARLALPDAEVDRLRDQLSALLDYMKQLDRLDTRDVVPTSHAVETGTPFREDEVRPFGDRESLLKNAPDRSGDFFRVPRIIED
- the gatB gene encoding Asp-tRNA(Asn)/Glu-tRNA(Gln) amidotransferase subunit GatB, which encodes MEFEAVIGLEVHAQLQTESKIFCACSAKFGAEPNGNTCPVCTGMPGVLPVLNRKAVECAVRTALATSCAVQRRSVFARKNYFYPDMPKAYQISQYELPLALRGHLDIEVGGATRRIGITRIHMEEDAGKLVHEGEFAGAQASLADLNRCSVPLMEIVSEPDLRTPEEGGSYLRTLRDILVYLEVCDGNMEEGSFRCDANVSVRPVGQAALGTKAELKNMNSFRNVERALEYEIRRQIEIVEDGGKVAQETRLWDAGAGVTVSMRRKEEAHDYRYFPDPDLLPLIVEEAWVEELKRTIPELPAAKVARLAARYGIPRYDAGILASSRALADFFEAASAAFPGSPKTTANECVHWKDAILAGRLAPETIAHAVSDREAGTISATASKKLVERVLETGRPFRTLRDEMGLTQLSDTSALDAIVDKVIASCPKEVESYRGGKAGLLSFFVGQVMKESRGKANPKVVQEVLRKKLE
- a CDS encoding magnesium chelatase ATPase subunit I, whose amino-acid sequence is TMNPEEGELRPQLLDRFGLCVEISGERDVGLRKAIVERVLLFEMDDDRFHAKWDAEDLALRGRLSAARVALPVVDVPDEILESAVAVVAELGVAGHRGDITVLKAAKALAAIKGVPSPDPECLSDAFRLALPHRLKEDPFEEMATGRKRLEGVLARFGA
- a CDS encoding RNA methyltransferase — protein: MAAHRYFATTFKGLEEVLAGEIAALGGEEVSIGAGSVSFSGDLPLCYRANLWLRSANRVVMLLSEFSAPTPAALYEGVREVPWPDWFPPERTIAVDATVRDSGITHSHFAAQKTKDAVVDRFRDSFGVRPDVDPKSPDVRIVVRIVHDVCSVSLDTSGESLHRRGYRSHPTEASLKETLAAGLVLLAGWQGDAPLVDPACGAGTIPIEAALIAGNIAPGSFGRSFGFQRLRGFDGKLWEGFLSEAGDAARHPHSVRIEGSDVSPGAVAGAIRNATNAKVHERVLFNARSVRFFSPGDGPGTILCNPPYGARLPGGEEAETFYREMGEAFKKRCRGWTAYILSGNAAVTRFLGLKASRRIPVMNGPIDCRLLKYDLY